From the genome of Spirosomataceae bacterium TFI 002, one region includes:
- a CDS encoding competence protein ComEA helix-hairpin-helix repeat region: protein MKRFIHFLKEEFELTYHESRLSAIFIVLMLIAAIILFGLKSFLFQNVSKIELKEYELTAAARIEKKKTFEKSTRKYNEVSLENFDPNTVKASELIKMGVPKFLANNLVNFRNKGMVYKTKEDLKKIYGWDEEWYAKLEPYIIAPAYEERNDYSNFERIYEPKEYKPKYTYKRPTSFDINMASSEELQSISGIGEVFANRIIKYRDALGGFHSISQVKETYGLNPVAFDSLAVVAKVAQSHKKIKINEIEIGEFRHPYLKTFQIKGIVSYRNQHGNYKSIKDLEKLRVLNPEVISKIAPYLSFEN, encoded by the coding sequence ATGAAACGCTTTATTCATTTTCTCAAGGAAGAATTTGAGCTTACCTATCATGAAAGTAGGCTAAGTGCTATTTTCATTGTTCTCATGCTAATTGCAGCAATTATCCTTTTCGGCTTGAAATCCTTTCTATTTCAAAATGTCTCTAAAATTGAATTAAAAGAGTACGAACTCACAGCAGCAGCAAGAATAGAAAAGAAAAAGACATTTGAGAAATCTACTAGAAAGTACAACGAAGTTTCTTTAGAAAACTTCGATCCTAATACTGTTAAGGCCAGCGAGTTGATAAAGATGGGAGTACCTAAATTCTTAGCAAACAACCTGGTAAACTTTCGGAATAAAGGGATGGTATACAAAACTAAAGAAGACCTAAAAAAGATATACGGCTGGGATGAAGAGTGGTATGCTAAACTAGAACCTTATATAATCGCCCCTGCCTATGAAGAAAGAAACGATTATAGTAATTTTGAAAGGATATATGAGCCTAAAGAATACAAGCCGAAGTACACTTATAAAAGGCCTACATCTTTTGACATTAATATGGCTAGTTCTGAAGAACTACAATCTATAAGTGGAATTGGCGAAGTTTTTGCAAATAGGATTATTAAGTACAGAGATGCCTTAGGTGGATTTCATAGTATAAGTCAAGTAAAAGAGACTTATGGACTCAACCCAGTGGCATTTGACAGTTTAGCTGTAGTGGCAAAAGTTGCCCAGAGTCACAAAAAAATTAAAATAAATGAAATTGAAATAGGTGAGTTTAGACACCCATACCTTAAGACTTTTCAAATCAAAGGAATTGTAAGTTATCGTAACCAACATGGAAACTATAAATCAATTAAAGACCTTGAAAAACTTAGAGTGCTAAACCCAGAGGTAATTTCTAAAATTGCTCCCTATCTCAGCTTCGAAAACTAG
- a CDS encoding cytochrome c, whose amino-acid sequence MRKIAFLLFITLLCTDAWSQTSKVLVFSKTAGFRHSSIEAGQKYFGELGKAENINITFSEDASLFTDENLKTFNAVVFLNTTGDILNNDQQVSFERYIQAGGGFMGIHAAADCEYEWPWYNGLVGAYFASHPGGDVGNVQMGKMNVLDKNHPSTAHLPSSFSRKDEFYDFKSLKKEQLNFLIEVDEKSYKQGKMGDFHPMAWNQNYDGGKVFYTNFGHVDETFQEKSMMEHLKQGLMSVMSEKRDYSLATSVQAPEENRYVKTVLIDNLDEPTELAAMPNGKVIFVERKGAVKVWDPKTNEVNLAAQMPVYTKFEYGLMGVGVDPDFENNNWVYLFYSPETEEHKDQFLSRFEFDQSNNTIKMESEKVVLRFPAKRVECCHTGGSIDWDNKGNLFLSTGDDTNPFASDGYAPIDFSPNRAGWDALRTSGNTNDLRGKILRITPTKDGSYTIPSGNLFPVGMEKTKPEIFVMGCRNPYRIAVDKKTNYLYWGDVGPDAGKAKADRGPDGQVEFNQARVAGNYGWPLFTGDNDAYNAYNFETKESGPKFDPAKPINNSPNNTGLRELPPANIPLVWYGYGVSDQFPLLEKGGANPMGGPVYYSDMVSNNPRKLPSYVDGKFFAYEWMRDWIILIDMDENGNYKSMERFMPNTKFYHPMDMTISKDGELFLLEYGMNWFSRNKEAMLSKIDFNPGNREPVVNITSSKSIGAAPLKVAFNSEGTIDYDGDKLTYEWNFGPKTSNEVNPVYTFKKPGLYDVSLTVKDNSGNSSKKTIQIQVGNEEPKIDITLKGNQSFYFGQDSFDYSVTVNDKEDGTIGKGIKSEDVIVNVNYLEGYDKTMIAQGHQQNLNFSNGKRMIEKNDCSACHSVSSKSIGPSYTDISGKYKNNNSNKSLLATKIINGGGGVWGEQAMAAHPDLAEDDAKAMVEYILSINDEKIKSLPTSATYVAEAHKGKKEGAYLIQATYTDKGGKIVGPLSGTKVVALRNPMLKSTSYDATENTMKFDIPGKGEVTVANDLSILKYTNIDFKGIKKIKIEALGQKGQTVGGNIEFRIGSKDGPLIGEAKVEEDNSSPILVELSNLPDGQKDLVLVFKNAKAEGKPLFAVSYLQFMQ is encoded by the coding sequence TTGAGAAAAATAGCATTCTTACTTTTTATAACTCTACTATGCACAGATGCATGGTCCCAAACTAGTAAAGTACTTGTTTTTTCTAAAACTGCTGGATTCCGCCATTCGTCGATAGAAGCTGGACAAAAGTATTTTGGAGAACTAGGAAAAGCTGAGAACATCAACATAACTTTTTCTGAAGATGCTTCTCTATTTACTGACGAAAACTTAAAAACTTTCAACGCAGTCGTATTTTTAAACACTACGGGTGACATTCTTAATAATGACCAGCAAGTCAGCTTTGAAAGATACATTCAAGCTGGTGGTGGATTTATGGGAATTCATGCTGCTGCAGATTGTGAATACGAGTGGCCTTGGTACAATGGACTAGTAGGGGCATATTTTGCAAGTCATCCCGGCGGTGATGTTGGCAATGTTCAGATGGGGAAGATGAATGTTTTGGACAAAAATCATCCAAGTACAGCTCACTTGCCTAGCTCCTTCTCTAGAAAAGATGAATTTTATGACTTCAAGTCTCTCAAAAAGGAACAGCTTAATTTCCTCATTGAGGTTGATGAAAAAAGTTACAAGCAAGGGAAAATGGGTGATTTCCACCCAATGGCTTGGAACCAAAACTATGATGGTGGAAAAGTGTTTTACACCAACTTTGGTCATGTGGATGAAACTTTTCAGGAGAAAAGCATGATGGAACATTTAAAACAAGGCTTAATGTCTGTTATGTCTGAGAAGCGAGACTACAGCTTGGCTACCTCAGTACAAGCACCAGAAGAAAATAGGTATGTCAAAACAGTTTTGATAGATAACTTAGATGAGCCTACCGAACTAGCTGCAATGCCAAATGGCAAAGTAATATTTGTAGAGCGAAAAGGTGCTGTAAAAGTATGGGACCCAAAAACAAATGAGGTAAATCTTGCAGCTCAAATGCCGGTATATACCAAATTTGAATATGGACTTATGGGCGTAGGAGTTGATCCAGATTTTGAAAATAACAATTGGGTTTATTTATTCTATTCTCCAGAAACAGAAGAACACAAAGACCAGTTTCTTTCAAGATTTGAGTTTGACCAATCAAACAATACTATAAAAATGGAGTCCGAGAAGGTCGTACTTCGTTTTCCTGCGAAGCGTGTAGAATGTTGCCATACTGGAGGTTCTATAGACTGGGATAACAAAGGAAACCTTTTCTTATCTACAGGAGATGATACAAACCCTTTTGCTTCTGATGGATATGCACCTATTGACTTCTCTCCAAATAGAGCGGGCTGGGATGCCTTGCGTACCTCTGGAAACACAAATGACCTAAGAGGTAAGATATTGAGAATTACACCAACTAAAGATGGGTCTTATACCATTCCTAGTGGTAACCTTTTCCCGGTTGGAATGGAGAAAACTAAGCCTGAGATATTCGTTATGGGTTGCAGAAACCCATACAGAATAGCAGTAGATAAAAAAACGAATTATTTGTATTGGGGAGATGTAGGGCCAGATGCTGGAAAAGCAAAGGCAGATCGAGGGCCAGATGGTCAGGTGGAGTTCAATCAAGCACGAGTTGCCGGTAACTATGGCTGGCCGCTTTTTACAGGCGATAATGATGCTTACAATGCCTATAACTTTGAGACAAAAGAATCAGGACCAAAATTTGACCCTGCAAAACCAATAAATAATTCGCCAAATAACACTGGATTAAGAGAGTTACCTCCAGCTAACATACCTTTGGTTTGGTATGGTTATGGAGTTTCTGATCAATTCCCTTTGCTAGAGAAAGGCGGTGCAAACCCAATGGGTGGTCCCGTGTATTACAGCGATATGGTAAGTAACAATCCTAGAAAGTTACCAAGCTATGTTGATGGTAAGTTTTTCGCTTACGAATGGATGAGAGACTGGATTATCCTTATTGACATGGACGAAAATGGCAATTATAAAAGCATGGAACGTTTCATGCCCAATACTAAGTTTTACCACCCAATGGATATGACCATTAGTAAAGATGGAGAGTTATTCCTTCTTGAATATGGAATGAATTGGTTCTCGAGAAATAAAGAAGCAATGCTTTCTAAAATTGATTTTAACCCTGGTAACAGAGAGCCTGTAGTAAATATTACAAGTTCAAAAAGTATTGGTGCGGCCCCCTTGAAAGTAGCATTCAATTCTGAAGGAACAATTGATTACGACGGAGATAAACTAACTTATGAATGGAATTTTGGTCCTAAAACAAGTAACGAAGTTAATCCTGTTTACACCTTTAAAAAACCAGGCTTATACGATGTCTCTCTTACTGTAAAGGATAATAGTGGAAATAGTAGCAAAAAGACTATTCAGATTCAAGTTGGTAATGAGGAACCTAAAATCGATATCACATTGAAAGGTAACCAATCCTTTTATTTCGGTCAAGATTCTTTTGATTACAGTGTTACCGTCAATGACAAAGAGGACGGTACTATTGGTAAAGGAATTAAATCAGAAGATGTAATTGTAAATGTCAACTACCTTGAGGGTTATGACAAAACTATGATTGCACAAGGTCATCAACAAAATCTGAATTTTTCTAACGGAAAAAGAATGATAGAAAAAAATGACTGCTCAGCTTGTCACTCTGTTTCGTCAAAAAGTATTGGCCCCTCTTATACAGATATAAGTGGTAAATACAAAAACAATAACAGTAATAAAAGTCTCTTAGCCACTAAGATAATCAACGGTGGTGGTGGAGTTTGGGGCGAGCAAGCTATGGCTGCACACCCTGACCTTGCTGAAGACGATGCTAAAGCTATGGTAGAATATATTCTTTCTATCAATGATGAAAAAATAAAATCGCTCCCTACCTCTGCTACATATGTAGCAGAAGCACATAAAGGCAAAAAAGAAGGTGCATACCTTATTCAAGCGACTTATACAGATAAAGGTGGTAAGATTGTAGGACCGCTATCAGGTACAAAAGTAGTGGCATTAAGAAACCCTATGCTAAAGTCAACATCATATGATGCAACAGAAAATACTATGAAGTTTGACATACCAGGCAAGGGTGAAGTTACGGTTGCTAATGACCTTTCGATTTTAAAATATACCAATATTGACTTCAAAGGAATTAAGAAAATTAAAATAGAAGCCTTAGGTCAAAAAGGTCAAACGGTTGGAGGGAATATTGAATTCAGAATTGGCTCAAAAGACGGCCCTTTGATAGGTGAAGCTAAAGTAGAAGAAGATAACTCCAGCCCCATTTTAGTAGAACTGAGCAACCTTCCGGATGGTCAAAAAGACCTAGTTTTAGTATTTAAAAATGCTAAAGCTGAAGGAAAGCCATTATTTGCAGTGTCGTACCTGCAGTTTATGCAATAA